Proteins encoded in a region of the Spiroplasma endosymbiont of Amphimallon solstitiale genome:
- the atpE gene encoding ATP synthase F0 subunit C yields the protein MELLTTVMTHVFHFFNHLAADTNGLMNLKFVGAGISTISCTGSGIGQGFAAGKAVEAVARNPEVESKIRTQFVIGAAIAESGAIYGLVVSLILIFEA from the coding sequence ATGGAATTATTAACAACAGTAATGACACATGTCTTTCATTTTTTTAATCATTTAGCAGCTGATACTAATGGATTGATGAATTTAAAGTTTGTTGGAGCTGGAATTTCAACTATTTCTTGTACAGGAAGTGGAATTGGTCAAGGTTTTGCTGCTGGTAAAGCTGTTGAAGCGGTTGCTCGTAATCCTGAAGTAGAATCTAAAATTAGAACACAATTTGTTATTGGTGCAGCTATTGCCGAATCAGGTGCTATTTATGGATTAGTTGTTTCTCTAATTTTAATATTTGAAGCATAA